A window of the Electrophorus electricus isolate fEleEle1 chromosome 11, fEleEle1.pri, whole genome shotgun sequence genome harbors these coding sequences:
- the bsdc1 gene encoding BSD domain-containing protein 1 encodes MAEGEGAWWGGWLQQSFQAVKDKSAEAYGFLKRDLTEFSNVVQHDTACSIVATANAVRSKLAVEGSSEASEKVKKGLSNILGVITDTLAPPPDKTIDCDVITLVATPAGTTEVYDSTKARLYSLQADPATYCNEPDGPPEQFDAWLASFSLEERKTEVSELLVNSPSIRALYTKMVPAAVAHSEFWQRYFYKVFQLDQEEARRVALKQRAEQTTHSESLGWEEEEDEFLGATSTSRLDFTPPPQESQPPAVTIATTPLSPSQPAFAPRDALSDVTPSISSDSISLPTQLDNHPERSAPEPATGGQPGLSPTNEVTLKVSEARLGSVEEKRASLEVCSSLGGIKEPAAAENGSTREEGPQDLRVFELNSDSGKSTPSNNGKKGSSTDVSEDWEKDFDLDMTEEEVQLALSKADATGEFDNEDWENWD; translated from the exons ATGGCGGAAGG GGAAGGAGCCTGGTGGGGAGGCTGGCTTCAGCAGAGCTTCCAGGCCGTGAAAGACAAG TCTGCTGAGGCCTATGGGTTCCTCAAGCGTGATTTAACAGAGTTCTCCAACGTGGTCCAGCATGACACTGCTTGTTCCATTGTTGCCACGGCGAATGCTGTCAGGAGCAAACTGGCG GTGGAAGGCTCGTCAGAAGCCTCGGAGAAGGTGAAGAAGGGTCTCTCTAATATCCTGGGCGTGATCACAGACACACTTGCCCCACCGCCCGACAAGACCATCGACTGTGATGTAATCACACTAGTGGCCACGCCGGCTGGCACCACTGAGGTGTACGACAGCACCAAG GCGCGGCTCTATAGTCTACAGGCGGACCCTGCCACCTACTGCAACGAACCCGATG GCCCTCCGGAACAGTTTGATGCTTGGCTCGCCAGCTTCAgtctggaggagaggaagacggAAGTCTCAGAGCTGCTGGTCAACAGCCCCTCCATCAGGGCCCTCTACACAAAAATG GTGCCAGCGGCTGTGGCTCACTCGGAGTTCTGGCAGCGCTACTTTTACAAAGTGTTTCAGTTGGACCAG GAGGAGGCCAGACGAGTGGCActgaagcagagagcagagcagaccaCTCATTCAGAAAGTCTGGgttgggaggaggaggaag ATGAGTTTCTTGGGGCCACATCAACATCTCGCTTGGACTTCACTCCACCCCCTCAGGAATCCCAACCTCCTGCTGTAACTATAGCGACCACCCCTTTGAGCCCTTCTCAGCCAGCATTTGCCCCTAGGGATGCCCTGTCCGATGTCACCCCCTCAATCAGCAGTGACAGCATCAGCCTCCCAACTCAGCTCGATAACCATCCGGAACGTTCCGCTCCGGAGCCAGCTACCGGTGGACAGCCCGGCCTCTCGCCCACCAACGAGGTCACCTTGAAGGTGTCGGAGGCCCGGCTAGGGAGCGTGGAGGAGAAACGGGCATCCCTGGAGGTGTGCTCCTCTCTAGGGGGGATCAAGGAGCCAGCGGCTGCCGAGAACGGCTCCACCAGGGAAGAGGGACCGCAGGACCTCAGAGTGTTCGAGCTCAACTCTGACAGCGGCAAGTCCACACCCTCTAACAACGGCAAGAAAG GCTCAAGTACAGACGTGAGCGAGGACTGGGAGAAGGACTTCGATCTAGATATGACGGAAGAAGAGGTCCAGCTGGCTTTGTCCAAAGCAGACGCTACCGGAGAG